One window of Magallana gigas chromosome 2, xbMagGiga1.1, whole genome shotgun sequence genomic DNA carries:
- the LOC105330291 gene encoding ankyrin repeat domain-containing protein 10 isoform X3, producing the protein MEHQSESPSWSMSTEELFQQSFPLHQACRDGDLEKLSALLSSGNVDLYEEDSFTGWSPLHWAANFGKLACLRKLSCLSQYGCDSPSSKFQQSPLHMASCAGHPHCTQWLLQSGASLDRQDYLGDTPIHKAAKRGNMECVSLLISQGASLCLLNHSHCTPSQAAAQNGHQECAQYIENASRLQSQEQVKTMQQCVTMQPSHLVQGQMEQQVAEIPFQNGHFVDGPSPVDTEMDMAGDCPMIGMKRGRDDCCDEESFKRMRKGDTLWEINNFETASAQNSNFAYIQENNNGVVCSKLFGKSYANGPIKCMGLNSHFI; encoded by the exons ATGGAGCATCAGAGTGAATCGCCTTCATGGTCTATGTCAACAGAAGAGCTGTTTCAACAAAGTTTTCCTTTACACCAAGCATGCCGCGATGGTGATTTGGAGAAGCTGTCGGCTTTGTTATCGAGCGGGAATGTTGACTTGTACGAGGAGGACAGTTTCACTGGATGGTCCCCCTTACACTGGGCTGCAAATTTTGGAAAg CTGGCTTGTCTGAGGAAACTTTCTTGTCTGTCACAATATGGCTGTGACAGTCCGTCCTCAAAGTTCCAACAATCTCCCCTTCACATGGCCTCTTGTGCTGGTCATCCTCACTGCACTCAGTGGCTGCTCCAGTCAGGGGCTAGTCTAGATCGACAG gaTTACCTTGGAGATACTCCAATACATAAAGCTGCCAAAAGGGGAAACATGGAGTGTGTAAGCTTGCTGATCTCTCAGGGAGCAAGTTTGTG TTTGCTCAATCACAGTCACTGTACCCCTAGTCAAGCTGCAGCACAGAACGGTCACCAGGAGTGTGCTCAGTACATTGAGAATGCTTCCAGACTGCAGAGCCAGGAACAAGTGAAGACAATGCAGCAGTGTGTTACTATGCAGCCCTCACACTTAGTGCAAGGCCAAATGGAGCAGCAAGTGGCCGAAATCCCATTTCAGAATGGCCATTTTGTAGATGGTCCCAGTCCTGTGGATACTGAGATGGATATGGCTGGAGACTGCCCTATGATAGGCATGAAGAGAGGGCGAGACGATTGCTGTGATGAAGAGTCTTTCAAGCGAATGAGGAAAGGGG ATACTTTATGggaaataaacaattttgaaacaGCATCTGCTCAAAATTCCAATTTTGCTTACATACAAGAAAACAACAATGGAGTGGTCTGCTCAAAGCTATTTGGAAAATCTTATGCTAATGGTCCTATCAAATGTATGGGCTTAAATTCCCACTTTATATAA
- the LOC105330291 gene encoding ankyrin repeat domain-containing protein 10 isoform X2 has protein sequence MEHQSESPSWSMSTEELFQQSFPLHQACRDGDLEKLSALLSSGNVDLYEEDSFTGWSPLHWAANFGKLSCLIKLVQMGACCDVPTERTNITPVHTAAQGGKGHCLSWLLDNHALMNRQDYLGDTPIHKAAKRGNMECVSLLISQGASLCLLNHSHCTPSQAAAQNGHQECAQYIENASRLQSQEQVKTMQQCVTMQPSHLVQGQMEQQVAEIPFQNGHFVDGPSPVDTEMDMAGDCPMIGMKRGRDDCCDEESFKRMRKGDSTAFTHSALMNPTFVNNNCYFPHLNGTSVEEHERTVCAQQGYDSIVIHSVISDCHGS, from the exons ATGGAGCATCAGAGTGAATCGCCTTCATGGTCTATGTCAACAGAAGAGCTGTTTCAACAAAGTTTTCCTTTACACCAAGCATGCCGCGATGGTGATTTGGAGAAGCTGTCGGCTTTGTTATCGAGCGGGAATGTTGACTTGTACGAGGAGGACAGTTTCACTGGATGGTCCCCCTTACACTGGGCTGCAAATTTTGGAAAg CTATCCTGCCTGATCAAGTTAGTACAGATGGGGGCATGCTGTGATGTCCCAACTGAACGAACCAACATTACCCCGGTCCACACAGCAGCTCAAGGAGGAAAGGGCCACTGTCTGTCCTGGCTGTTAGACAATCATGCCCTCATGAACCGACAG gaTTACCTTGGAGATACTCCAATACATAAAGCTGCCAAAAGGGGAAACATGGAGTGTGTAAGCTTGCTGATCTCTCAGGGAGCAAGTTTGTG TTTGCTCAATCACAGTCACTGTACCCCTAGTCAAGCTGCAGCACAGAACGGTCACCAGGAGTGTGCTCAGTACATTGAGAATGCTTCCAGACTGCAGAGCCAGGAACAAGTGAAGACAATGCAGCAGTGTGTTACTATGCAGCCCTCACACTTAGTGCAAGGCCAAATGGAGCAGCAAGTGGCCGAAATCCCATTTCAGAATGGCCATTTTGTAGATGGTCCCAGTCCTGTGGATACTGAGATGGATATGGCTGGAGACTGCCCTATGATAGGCATGAAGAGAGGGCGAGACGATTGCTGTGATGAAGAGTCTTTCAAGCGAATGAGGAAAGGGG acaGCACAGCCTTTACACATTCAGCTTTGATGAATCCTACCTTTGTCAACAATAACTGTTATTTTCCTCATCTGAATGGAACGAGTGTTGAGGAGCATGAGAGAACTGTCTGTGCCCAGCAAGGCTACGACTCCATCGTCATTCACTCGGTTATCAGCGATTGCCATGGATCGTGA
- the LOC105330291 gene encoding ankyrin repeat domain-containing protein 10 isoform X1, producing MEHQSESPSWSMSTEELFQQSFPLHQACRDGDLEKLSALLSSGNVDLYEEDSFTGWSPLHWAANFGKLACLRKLSCLSQYGCDSPSSKFQQSPLHMASCAGHPHCTQWLLQSGASLDRQDYLGDTPIHKAAKRGNMECVSLLISQGASLCLLNHSHCTPSQAAAQNGHQECAQYIENASRLQSQEQVKTMQQCVTMQPSHLVQGQMEQQVAEIPFQNGHFVDGPSPVDTEMDMAGDCPMIGMKRGRDDCCDEESFKRMRKGDSTAFTHSALMNPTFVNNNCYFPHLNGTSVEEHERTVCAQQGYDSIVIHSVISDCHGS from the exons ATGGAGCATCAGAGTGAATCGCCTTCATGGTCTATGTCAACAGAAGAGCTGTTTCAACAAAGTTTTCCTTTACACCAAGCATGCCGCGATGGTGATTTGGAGAAGCTGTCGGCTTTGTTATCGAGCGGGAATGTTGACTTGTACGAGGAGGACAGTTTCACTGGATGGTCCCCCTTACACTGGGCTGCAAATTTTGGAAAg CTGGCTTGTCTGAGGAAACTTTCTTGTCTGTCACAATATGGCTGTGACAGTCCGTCCTCAAAGTTCCAACAATCTCCCCTTCACATGGCCTCTTGTGCTGGTCATCCTCACTGCACTCAGTGGCTGCTCCAGTCAGGGGCTAGTCTAGATCGACAG gaTTACCTTGGAGATACTCCAATACATAAAGCTGCCAAAAGGGGAAACATGGAGTGTGTAAGCTTGCTGATCTCTCAGGGAGCAAGTTTGTG TTTGCTCAATCACAGTCACTGTACCCCTAGTCAAGCTGCAGCACAGAACGGTCACCAGGAGTGTGCTCAGTACATTGAGAATGCTTCCAGACTGCAGAGCCAGGAACAAGTGAAGACAATGCAGCAGTGTGTTACTATGCAGCCCTCACACTTAGTGCAAGGCCAAATGGAGCAGCAAGTGGCCGAAATCCCATTTCAGAATGGCCATTTTGTAGATGGTCCCAGTCCTGTGGATACTGAGATGGATATGGCTGGAGACTGCCCTATGATAGGCATGAAGAGAGGGCGAGACGATTGCTGTGATGAAGAGTCTTTCAAGCGAATGAGGAAAGGGG acaGCACAGCCTTTACACATTCAGCTTTGATGAATCCTACCTTTGTCAACAATAACTGTTATTTTCCTCATCTGAATGGAACGAGTGTTGAGGAGCATGAGAGAACTGTCTGTGCCCAGCAAGGCTACGACTCCATCGTCATTCACTCGGTTATCAGCGATTGCCATGGATCGTGA
- the LOC105330291 gene encoding ankyrin repeat domain-containing protein 10 isoform X4, translating to MEHQSESPSWSMSTEELFQQSFPLHQACRDGDLEKLSALLSSGNVDLYEEDSFTGWSPLHWAANFGKLACLRKLSCLSQYGCDSPSSKFQQSPLHMASCAGHPHCTQWLLQSGASLDRQDYLGDTPIHKAAKRGNMECVSLLISQGASLCLLNHSHCTPSQAAAQNGHQECAQYIENASRLQSQEQVKTMQQCVTMQPSHLVQGQMEQQVAEIPFQNGHFVDGPSPVDTEMDMAGDCPMIGMKRGRDDCCDEESFKRMRKGVQAQKELDTDINNVIVSYQAILALSTEPLKREDSPQMVSNSDFQILYGK from the exons ATGGAGCATCAGAGTGAATCGCCTTCATGGTCTATGTCAACAGAAGAGCTGTTTCAACAAAGTTTTCCTTTACACCAAGCATGCCGCGATGGTGATTTGGAGAAGCTGTCGGCTTTGTTATCGAGCGGGAATGTTGACTTGTACGAGGAGGACAGTTTCACTGGATGGTCCCCCTTACACTGGGCTGCAAATTTTGGAAAg CTGGCTTGTCTGAGGAAACTTTCTTGTCTGTCACAATATGGCTGTGACAGTCCGTCCTCAAAGTTCCAACAATCTCCCCTTCACATGGCCTCTTGTGCTGGTCATCCTCACTGCACTCAGTGGCTGCTCCAGTCAGGGGCTAGTCTAGATCGACAG gaTTACCTTGGAGATACTCCAATACATAAAGCTGCCAAAAGGGGAAACATGGAGTGTGTAAGCTTGCTGATCTCTCAGGGAGCAAGTTTGTG TTTGCTCAATCACAGTCACTGTACCCCTAGTCAAGCTGCAGCACAGAACGGTCACCAGGAGTGTGCTCAGTACATTGAGAATGCTTCCAGACTGCAGAGCCAGGAACAAGTGAAGACAATGCAGCAGTGTGTTACTATGCAGCCCTCACACTTAGTGCAAGGCCAAATGGAGCAGCAAGTGGCCGAAATCCCATTTCAGAATGGCCATTTTGTAGATGGTCCCAGTCCTGTGGATACTGAGATGGATATGGCTGGAGACTGCCCTATGATAGGCATGAAGAGAGGGCGAGACGATTGCTGTGATGAAGAGTCTTTCAAGCGAATGAGGAAAGGGG TACAAGCTCAAAAAGAGCTAGACACAGACATAAATAACGTGATCGTCTCCTATCAGGCCATATTGGCGCTGTCCACTGAGCCCCTCAAACGCGAGGACAGCCCTCAGATGGTGTCCAACTCAGATTTCCAA ATACTTTATGggaaataa
- the LOC105330291 gene encoding ankyrin repeat domain-containing protein 10 isoform X5, protein MEHQSESPSWSMSTEELFQQSFPLHQACRDGDLEKLSALLSSGNVDLYEEDSFTGWSPLHWAANFGKLACLRKLSCLSQYGCDSPSSKFQQSPLHMASCAGHPHCTQWLLQSGASLDRQDYLGDTPIHKAAKRGNMECVSLLISQGASLCLLNHSHCTPSQAAAQNGHQECAQYIENASRLQSQEQVKTMQQCVTMQPSHLVQGQMEQQVAEIPFQNGHFVDGPSPVDTEMDMAGDCPMIGMKRGRDDCCDEESFKRMRKGVQAQKELDTDINNVIVSYQAILALSTEPLKREDSPQMVSNSDFQVFV, encoded by the exons ATGGAGCATCAGAGTGAATCGCCTTCATGGTCTATGTCAACAGAAGAGCTGTTTCAACAAAGTTTTCCTTTACACCAAGCATGCCGCGATGGTGATTTGGAGAAGCTGTCGGCTTTGTTATCGAGCGGGAATGTTGACTTGTACGAGGAGGACAGTTTCACTGGATGGTCCCCCTTACACTGGGCTGCAAATTTTGGAAAg CTGGCTTGTCTGAGGAAACTTTCTTGTCTGTCACAATATGGCTGTGACAGTCCGTCCTCAAAGTTCCAACAATCTCCCCTTCACATGGCCTCTTGTGCTGGTCATCCTCACTGCACTCAGTGGCTGCTCCAGTCAGGGGCTAGTCTAGATCGACAG gaTTACCTTGGAGATACTCCAATACATAAAGCTGCCAAAAGGGGAAACATGGAGTGTGTAAGCTTGCTGATCTCTCAGGGAGCAAGTTTGTG TTTGCTCAATCACAGTCACTGTACCCCTAGTCAAGCTGCAGCACAGAACGGTCACCAGGAGTGTGCTCAGTACATTGAGAATGCTTCCAGACTGCAGAGCCAGGAACAAGTGAAGACAATGCAGCAGTGTGTTACTATGCAGCCCTCACACTTAGTGCAAGGCCAAATGGAGCAGCAAGTGGCCGAAATCCCATTTCAGAATGGCCATTTTGTAGATGGTCCCAGTCCTGTGGATACTGAGATGGATATGGCTGGAGACTGCCCTATGATAGGCATGAAGAGAGGGCGAGACGATTGCTGTGATGAAGAGTCTTTCAAGCGAATGAGGAAAGGGG TACAAGCTCAAAAAGAGCTAGACACAGACATAAATAACGTGATCGTCTCCTATCAGGCCATATTGGCGCTGTCCACTGAGCCCCTCAAACGCGAGGACAGCCCTCAGATGGTGTCCAACTCAGATTTCCAAGTATTTGTGTAG